A portion of the Limnothrix sp. FACHB-406 genome contains these proteins:
- a CDS encoding universal stress protein, with protein MLKSVLVALDRSALSESEIAMLRSLNLNDQCKVILVHVIPPTSTDLDQPLDRPQGTAPDLYREIETQLAAYQKRLPCPSTIEIISGEPAAEIVRLANIHRTDLIIIGSRGLSGIDRILQGSVSSDVLEQAPCSVLVVKAKTAA; from the coding sequence GTGTTGAAATCAGTTTTGGTGGCCCTGGATCGATCGGCATTATCCGAGTCAGAAATTGCCATGCTGCGATCGCTCAATTTGAACGATCAGTGCAAAGTAATTTTGGTGCATGTGATTCCGCCCACCAGCACCGATCTAGATCAGCCGCTCGATCGCCCCCAAGGCACTGCACCGGATTTGTATCGCGAGATTGAAACCCAACTGGCGGCCTACCAAAAGCGCCTACCCTGCCCCAGCACCATTGAAATCATCAGTGGCGAACCCGCTGCGGAAATTGTTCGCTTGGCCAATATCCATCGCACCGATTTAATCATCATTGGCAGCCGGGGCCTCAGCGGCATCGATCGCATTCTGCAAGGTTCCGTCAGCAGCGACGTGCTGGAACAAGCGCCCTGTTCGGTGTTGGTGGTGAAGGCCAAAACTGCCGCTTGA
- the pcrA gene encoding DNA helicase PcrA, translating to MSAFLAQLNPAQRRAVEHYQGPLLVVAGAGSGKTRALTFRIAHLIQHHRVDPDQILAVTFTNKAAREMKERIETLFAQQEARSRFGKPFDLLRPEEQTRLKSQVYKDTIKHLWIGTFHALCARILRFDLEKFQHPKGYRWTKNFTIFDESDVQSLIKQIVTKDLNLDDKKFQPRQVRFAISNAKNQGLSPEEVERNDPTFRGRTIATVYDRYQAALAANNALDFDDLIGLPVQLFQQNESVLGYWHSRFRHILVDEYQDTNRTQYDLIRLLVTNGESSESFDHWNHRSIFVVGDADQSIYSFRAADFTILLDFQDDFGDRLPDDDTRTMVKLEENYRSRENILQVANELIERNTERIDKVLRPTRGAGDPIAVYESDHEMDEAEYVVQKIRKLEQQNPELNWGSFAILYRTNAQSRPFEDVLLRLGIPYTMVGGLRFYDRKEIKDTLAYLRLLTNPNDSISLKRVINVPKRGVGKTTLDRLENAADQLGVPLWEILSDETSVKTLAGRTAKPLLEFVQMIQTWQAQVDQQPAATILDGILQGSGYVRELQAEGTDEASDRLANLAELANAMTQYAEDTSDGSLTNFLENAALASDLDDLKEGKNAVSLMTLHAAKGLEFPVVFLVGLEQGLFPNFRSMDDPRSLEEERRLCYVGITRAQEQLFLTHAQERRLWGGMREPSVPSVFLGELPPEHLITEGRSNRRSGPAALGSATGSANRRSAAARPTPKPNPRPTKTTPPQAWEVGDRVIHDTFGEGKVMHVFETGRKVTISVRFPGLGQKIFDPNLAPLQRLD from the coding sequence ATGTCTGCGTTTCTTGCCCAACTGAACCCCGCCCAGCGCCGCGCCGTTGAACATTACCAGGGGCCCCTATTGGTGGTGGCGGGGGCTGGGTCGGGCAAAACCCGCGCCCTCACCTTCCGCATTGCTCACCTGATTCAACACCACCGCGTGGATCCGGATCAGATTTTGGCCGTGACCTTCACCAACAAGGCCGCGCGGGAAATGAAGGAGCGGATTGAAACCCTCTTTGCTCAACAGGAGGCACGATCGCGCTTTGGCAAACCCTTTGACCTGCTGCGGCCCGAGGAACAAACGCGCCTGAAATCCCAGGTCTATAAAGACACCATCAAGCACCTATGGATCGGGACTTTTCACGCCCTCTGTGCTCGAATTCTGCGGTTTGATCTGGAAAAATTTCAGCATCCTAAAGGCTATCGTTGGACAAAAAATTTCACGATTTTTGATGAATCCGATGTCCAAAGCCTGATTAAGCAGATTGTGACGAAAGACCTGAATCTCGACGATAAAAAATTCCAGCCGAGACAGGTGCGTTTTGCCATTAGCAATGCCAAAAATCAGGGACTGTCGCCGGAAGAGGTGGAGCGCAATGATCCCACTTTTCGCGGTCGCACAATCGCCACGGTTTATGATCGCTACCAAGCGGCTTTGGCGGCGAACAATGCTTTAGATTTTGATGATTTGATTGGGTTGCCCGTACAACTTTTTCAGCAAAATGAATCGGTTTTGGGTTACTGGCACAGCCGATTCCGCCACATTCTTGTGGATGAATATCAGGATACCAACCGCACCCAATACGACTTGATTCGGCTGTTGGTGACCAATGGGGAATCTTCCGAAAGCTTTGACCATTGGAACCATCGATCGATCTTTGTGGTGGGCGATGCGGATCAGTCCATTTATTCGTTTCGGGCGGCGGACTTCACGATTCTGCTAGATTTTCAGGATGATTTTGGCGATCGACTGCCCGATGACGACACGCGGACAATGGTGAAGCTGGAGGAAAACTATCGATCGCGCGAAAACATCTTGCAGGTGGCCAACGAACTCATTGAACGCAACACAGAACGCATTGATAAAGTATTGCGGCCCACGCGCGGGGCCGGCGACCCGATCGCGGTCTATGAATCCGACCACGAAATGGATGAAGCGGAATATGTGGTTCAGAAAATTCGCAAGCTGGAGCAACAAAATCCCGAATTAAATTGGGGCAGCTTTGCCATTTTGTATCGCACTAATGCCCAATCTCGTCCCTTTGAAGATGTGCTGCTGCGGTTGGGAATTCCTTACACCATGGTGGGAGGATTACGGTTCTATGACCGCAAGGAAATTAAGGACACGTTGGCCTATTTGCGCCTGCTCACCAATCCCAACGATAGTATTAGCCTGAAGCGGGTGATTAATGTGCCCAAGCGTGGGGTGGGCAAGACAACGCTCGATCGCCTAGAGAATGCGGCCGATCAGTTGGGCGTGCCGCTCTGGGAAATTTTGAGCGATGAAACTTCGGTGAAAACCCTGGCCGGACGCACGGCTAAGCCCTTGTTGGAGTTTGTGCAAATGATTCAGACTTGGCAAGCCCAGGTGGATCAACAACCCGCCGCCACAATTTTGGATGGCATTCTTCAGGGATCGGGCTATGTGCGGGAACTGCAAGCGGAGGGCACGGACGAAGCGAGCGATCGCCTGGCGAATTTGGCGGAATTGGCCAACGCCATGACCCAGTATGCGGAAGACACCAGCGACGGCTCCTTGACGAACTTTCTGGAAAATGCGGCGCTAGCTTCGGATTTGGATGACTTGAAGGAGGGCAAAAACGCCGTTTCTCTGATGACGCTCCATGCGGCCAAGGGGCTAGAATTCCCGGTGGTGTTTTTGGTGGGGCTGGAACAGGGGCTGTTTCCCAACTTCCGTTCCATGGACGATCCCCGATCGCTCGAAGAAGAACGCCGCCTTTGCTATGTGGGCATTACCCGCGCCCAGGAGCAATTGTTCTTAACCCATGCCCAGGAGCGGCGGCTGTGGGGAGGAATGCGCGAGCCTTCGGTTCCCTCGGTGTTTTTGGGCGAGCTGCCACCGGAGCACCTAATTACTGAGGGGCGGAGCAACCGCCGATCGGGGCCGGCGGCCTTGGGATCAGCAACGGGATCGGCCAATCGGCGATCGGCCGCGGCCCGCCCCACCCCCAAACCCAATCCGCGCCCGACCAAAACCACGCCGCCCCAAGCTTGGGAAGTGGGCGATCGGGTGATTCACGACACCTTTGGCGAAGGGAAGGTGATGCATGTGTTTGAAACCGGGCGCAAAGTCACCATTTCGGTGCGGTTTCCCGGCTTGGGTCAAAAAATCTTTGATCCCAACCTGGCTCCCCTCCAGCGCTTGGATTAG
- the dapA gene encoding 4-hydroxy-tetrahydrodipicolinate synthase, which produces MIDFGRVMTAMIVPFAQDGSVNYTIVEQLTRNLVAHGTDTLVVCGTTGESPTLTWDEEYELFRVVKQAAGRAKVMAGTGSNSTREAIAATEKAAKLGLDGSLQVVPYYNKPPQEGLAAHFRAIAAAVPEFPLMLYNIPGRTGQNLLPETVAQLAELPNIVAIKEASGNLDQVSAVRRLTPPTFKIYSGDDSLTLPMLAVGASGVVSVASHLVGDRIQSMIRAFEAGQVNDALTEHLALLPLFKALFLTTNPIPVKAALELLGWEVGEPRLPLIPCPDPVRQALKQAMAELDLLPQ; this is translated from the coding sequence GTGATTGACTTCGGACGAGTCATGACCGCGATGATCGTGCCGTTTGCCCAAGATGGCAGCGTTAACTACACGATCGTCGAGCAACTGACGCGCAATCTCGTGGCGCACGGAACCGACACGCTGGTGGTGTGCGGCACGACCGGTGAATCGCCAACCTTAACCTGGGACGAAGAATACGAACTGTTTCGCGTCGTTAAGCAAGCGGCGGGCCGTGCCAAGGTGATGGCCGGCACGGGATCCAACTCAACCCGCGAGGCGATCGCCGCCACCGAAAAGGCCGCTAAGCTCGGTCTGGATGGTTCGTTGCAAGTGGTTCCCTACTACAACAAACCGCCCCAAGAGGGACTCGCCGCCCATTTCCGGGCGATCGCCGCCGCCGTGCCCGAGTTCCCCCTCATGCTGTACAACATTCCGGGACGCACGGGCCAAAACCTGCTGCCGGAAACGGTGGCCCAACTGGCGGAATTGCCAAATATTGTGGCGATCAAAGAAGCCAGCGGTAACCTTGACCAGGTGAGCGCCGTCCGCCGTCTGACTCCGCCCACCTTCAAGATCTATTCTGGAGACGATTCCCTGACCTTGCCGATGTTGGCGGTGGGGGCTTCGGGGGTGGTCAGCGTGGCCAGCCATCTCGTGGGCGATCGAATTCAAAGCATGATTCGCGCCTTTGAAGCAGGTCAGGTCAACGACGCATTGACAGAACATTTGGCTTTGTTACCCTTGTTTAAAGCCTTGTTCTTGACCACGAATCCAATTCCCGTCAAAGCAGCGCTAGAACTGTTAGGCTGGGAAGTGGGGGAACCGCGCCTGCCGTTGATCCCTTGCCCGGATCCTGTTCGCCAAGCCTTGAAACAGGCAATGGCGGAGTTAGACCTGCTGCCACAGTGA